The sequence below is a genomic window from Nicotiana tomentosiformis chromosome 6, ASM39032v3, whole genome shotgun sequence.
ccgggttttgaggattgttgtgtatttttgaatagttggttaaatctatatttttatttcattattatgcaatgtgttaggcttacctagttgtagagactaggtgccgtcacgatgtcacacagagggaaaattgggttgtgacactttTCATGAAACATTTTGAATTATcagtcacaatcacatattcgacctcttgccgGGTAGCAGGTAGTATTCTTCGCATAAGTTTCAGCAACATCACGtaactgctaacctgctcacaagagataacctacctgtggaattccttaccgacatcttccaacaacgctgcactgGGTATAACTACCACGTAATCTATAAATTCTCCTGATCCCATGCTCAAACACCGACTGTATAAGTCTGTTCCTTTCCTATTGACATAAACTCGAAGTttaacaataccttccaaactcaagtcctattgcatctgaaacgataatcaaatcttcacacccctcttcatatcaagcatactcatttcttccattttcaATATTTCTTCGTACGATAACcatcattccaaataaaatctgtagaccaaatcaccttccatcatgATTCCCAAACCATCCTACACTTTCTCAAGTCACGCGCTATtctaccacataatccatatgctaatctatCATCCTTACTTCaattaaaccatctcctttatgcaacttctcaacctctgcttttcatacttgacctgcaagtacttcaaccaccgcgaaacacttcatGCCAcgtccttcctcatacttcgctgcccaaatgttgcctcaagtcaaaTCCATAACTGTAGCACCGGAACTAATGagttgctaccaactctaaacctcctagcagatcatcttcctcgagccatcaacattggaAATACCAATTCAATCCTGAATCGCTGCATATCACTATCTCTGACGACCGCCTTGAGGCACCATCTcataacaccctgccccgaaggaaaAATGAAAAAGACCATTCCACAtgcgaaccttaatgcgttcaacaaggacgacgacaccatatCAAAACTAAAATCCCAAcacgctcaaaaataccaagtctaattactccatcaaccaaaacctgaacatccataaTCCGTCTGCCTTTCCTTTTGTTGGAATTAAATACTAagcctctaaatcatgcaccgaAAAATCTtactttcaagtcattcactccCTCAACAAATAGACaaacaccctaccattacaccaacgtTATGCGATAACAACGTATGAACATCGTAGCAATCCGTGCATAGTCtcgaaaccatagaaaatacataTACTAAGCTGGAACAAAAGAATATCCTTCCACTAGGCGATGATAATAACCTacccgaacacgcagggaaaaacatcaTGCTCTACGTTTGCAGTATCAATACCATTATTCGGTGTCCAATTGACAACAAGTGCTTCACGtcgtataagattgagtaggaaggaaataaaggcacaagcctcaatggaatcaaatcgcatgatgaggaatcaagaagggaagtgctcctaacaaccctgtagcctctcgaagataagtacagatgtcttcgtatcgatctgcaagactctactagatttgatcatgactcgtgagacctaagttaacctaacgctctgataccgaactgtcacgacccaaaatccactcaaggtcgtgatggcgcctaaaatcACCGTCAGGAAAGCCAACGATGATTCACCAATTTAAccactcattttagtattttgaaatcataatttttattaattaaatagtataaaatggaaTATACATGGGACAAATGTTAATAACTATGTGATATGAAATGACAAACAACAGAAAGAATCCCCAAAACTccgtgtcacaagtgtatgagcatcaactaggaaatatattaaaatacaacatctatctagAATACAAATGAGacatgaaaaatataaataaccctGATGGAGATTCTGTAGGTTGCGGagcgtaacatggaatgcaactcatGGTAAAATCCCTGTAATAGCCGCGTTGTTCCACCCAAaagaccactagacatatatgtacatgcacaaaaagtgcagcaagtatagcatgagtacgtaaatcaacgcgtacacagtaagtatctagcctaaccccagagaagaaGTGACGAGggttcgacatcgacacttactagaggtccaataagacagatacagtaagaGTAAACAGATGTGAATCAGAGTAAATAAACGAATATAACAGGCGTAGATACGTGGTGCGTCTCTCTTCTAAGAAATATCTCAAGCTCTCAGTTAGTAGTCACCTCTTCAATTGGAGTATATATAAtatggaccttaccagataggtcgACATAGTTCAATCAGGGGAAGCTCACAGATATgatggcttcttgccaattattgcacacgatttcataagagtatttcatagaatgccgaggcgtacgacccgatccatcataacattgccaaaccatagatacatctattttattgccgaggcaaacggcccgttCCCATAGGAGTGTTTTACATAAATTCTGTCGTGGCGTACGATCCGATCCCATTAGTGTGTGCACTGCTGATGTTCaaatgacacgaaccatagatgtatctatcctgcctaggcgaacggcccgatcccattagaataagaagctttgacgggtccttgatcccactcacgaatagacgtgtgagtcataacattttaagggaaacctttcgGTGAGAACGTCTAACGTGGGAGAAATTCATAATAGGAGTACAATTATATcatggctaatcatgaagcccatcGAATCTCTACAATAGAAGGTATAtaactctacacaagtctagtcacAAGTCTCAACGTAATATGAAGGAATTAAATAGgtaagagacaactcaaatagtacagtcaTAGCATGGCAAAAACCTAAGTCTACTTGgatataacatgaatctagctatgcacagactctcgtcacctggtGTATACTTAGCCACCAcaacaagtaacacataacaaatacaacaCCTAGgtgtagtttccccctcacagagttggATATGAGACTTAATGATAGAATTtgagggtccaccaaactatatagagaaccagatTCTCTATTAGTCTTCACAGATTACACGAGCACAACATAAAGTAAATAACACTAAAagtttttacgtggaaaattaccaactcaacgggattaaaaaccatgacctacccttgtaggatttcaacttcactactgagcaactttcAGATTACTCCCTATGCAATCTagaaattaacctcttaatcactcactaacttgtaacataCTATTACCAGCCACTTTGTAATAGCTCTATTAgaaagactttacaactcgatTAACTTTagtcaagacacaaacacaagagtttatgatttacaaagggttTCCTACGGAATGCTTCTAagcaagctaagtaggaattataaTTGAATAACTATTAgaaagttacaactcaactaaggacttACAATAACTTGATATGGGGAATTGGTCCGTAGTAGTGTTgtactttgttcttgatgcacttgagaatcgTTTTCTTGATGATCAATCACCGTAATAAGTGGTTGAATAAATTCTCTCAGTGTTCAAGTGATATTTTGTCATTGGTTTAATGTTAATATAACATTGATCCTTCCCAATGGAGGTGACTGTTGCATATGTTGTACTCTTGCGTATGCAGTCAGTCACTTTCCAGCTATTGAAGAGTTGACTTGGTACAATCACCAGGGGAACTGAAGTTCATATGTTCCCCTTGTTGATTCTTTAACTTCTGAAATTCTGACGAACATCTCCAGCTTAAGTTTGGTTATTTCCATGCGCTTGAGAGTGTGGACCAAATATGGACCAGGTTCCTTAACTAGTTCTTGatattaagtttgttagatcatcaaaacataaaataAGGACACTTATAACAtatcaatttccccctttttgatgatgacaaacttataattgaagatCCTACGAATAACCACAAAGAACCAGACAATGAACCAGGAAGACACATCATTATTCAATTATGCATAAATTCTTCCCCCTAAGAACCAACATTTCTTGAAGAATTCCCCCTGAATTATTTACCTAGACAGTGAACCAGTAAGgcacatcattattcaattaTGCATAAATTCTTCCCCCTAAGAACCATCATTTCCTGAACAATTCCCCTTGAATTATTTTCCCccattttggcatcataaaaagattagtAACAGGCTGATAGCAGAAAGAAGTATAGCTtgagttaactcatgccacttgtgtgcacacaacatGACTAAAAACAGAGCATAATGACAAGGCATATACAGCAAAAAGGGGAAAAGCTTCCATTAAACAATTTGAATTTGAAAAGGGGGAGTAGAGTCAATGTTCACAATTCAGAACAACAAAGACAAATACCACAAACATAAAAAAAAACATAGGAAAACTTAAGACTTAACACTGAGGGGACACTGTTTAGGGAGCACTAGAAGGAGAGGGCTTAGAGGTAGAGCCAAGGGTTTGGAGGATGAGATCCATTCGAGCATTCGCCTACATTTGCTCATTGAGCAGTTTCTCTTTCAGGTCCTCCACCTGTTTCTTGAGCGCAACATTCTCCTTGGTCAGACGGGCAACCTCTTCACTTTGAGAGATACTGCAACCAGGTGCCTCCTGAAGTTGACTCAACTGACTCTCAAGAATAACATTTCTTGCTTTCAACTACCTTATCTCAGCAGTGGCACTGTCCTGAGCGTTGATCAACTGATAAATAGTAGAAGTGCTTCCAACTCCTCCCTATCAATACACTAACATTCTTCCAGAGTGAACTTGGAGAAAGTTTGCTTCTTAGTGCCCAATTTAGCTTGTCCTAGAGGATCCTTGAAGTACTCAAAGACCTTGGTGAGAAAGAACCCATAAGGCAGGCCATGATTACCATCTTTAAAATCTTCCACTTTCTGCATGTGCTCTATCATGATCCCAGGCAGGTTAATGGTAGTGAAGTTGTCCAATGCTTCCATGAGGAACAGGTCTGCACGATAAGTGATAGATATTCTCTCAGCACAAGGGAGCAAGaccttgttcaccatctcaaaTAGCAGTTGGTACACTAGAAGGAGGGACTTCTTCTGTACCCGTTCCCCTCCCTGAACTGCTCTATCCTTCAGGATGGCGTTTCTGAAATTTTGAGAACAAGATCCCTGAATACTAGACAGCCCTTCAGCAGGCACACCCAGAATAGATCCCAATAAAGCAGATTCCATAACCATGTCAACTTCATTCACCAGCACGCATATGTGATCATCCTCAACTTTGAAGAGGTTGGCATAGACACTTTGAACTTCCTCCTCATACACCTTTGGAGCATCACTTGTGAACAAATGTGTCCACTGTTGAAACTCACAAATTTCAACCAGCTGTCTCATaccatcctcctccaaaatgtcAGGGGTAAATGTGCGGCCCCATAGCACCTTTTGATTTCTCAACTTCTCTTTCCGAGCACTTCTTGGATCACCAACTTTGGCCTTTTTTGAGGAACTAGGTTCCTCATCAGTATCATCTTTTCTCTTAGCAGACTTGCGAACATCCTTTCCTTTTTCATCAGACTTCACAGATATTTCACCAAATTCTTCCATCACCCTGGCAGCAGACTCTTCTACCAACTTAACACCAGATTCTTTCACCACATTTTCAGTGGCGATAACATCATCAGACTTGTTCAGACTTTCAGCAAACATAAAAGATCCCCTTTTAGGCTTGGGGAGACCATGCTTCTGCGAGCACTTTCTAgtcaaggaaccaggttcctcttctacttcatcatccacattcacaactggcactaACTTCTCGCTcacaactttcccatctttcactaATTTTCTTCTCCTTGACTTAGCTTGGCTATTCTTAAGCGCAGACTCAAGAGCCTCTTTCCTTTGCAACCTTGTAGTTGGTCGCTTAGGAGTAGACTCTTGAGCAAACATTGGTCTACGCCTAGGCAAGCTAGCAATTGGCATATCATCAGAACCCTCTTCACTTTCCCCAACTACTTCTTCAGAATCAGATCTCATCTCAGGCATGATTACAGACAAAGGCTCAGCATCGAAATGAGGGGAGGGGGAAGGATCAATACTGACCTGGGGCTTTTGAGAAGACCCTTGAGTTGGATCCTCTGAGGAGGGATCATGTCCCAAATAGTATTATCTTGTGTCGATTGTTCAACAGGCACAAACTCTCTACCCTCTACCATAGTTTTAGACTCTTCCCCCTGAGCCTCAGACCCATCCACACTTACTTCGATAATAACCCCTTAATTATCTATATATAACATGTTTTTTATTGCTTCTTTCTCTTGTAACCACATGGAAAacgcagaagaagaagaagaagaagaagaagaagaagttataCCTGTAGGCTCAAGATTGGGAATTGTAGCATTCTCAGAACCAGCAATTGGATCTATATTTGAGCCTTCATCCAAAGGAAGACTAGAGATTTCCTGATTCTCTGCTTCATCAACACGACCCTTTTCGCCAAGTTTTTCCGGTGAGGTAGGAGGAGAGCTTGTAACCAAAAAACTTTTAGGAGTTGAGATTTTGTGACTCATATGAGAAGCAGAACTCGATTGGTTAGGAGAGGAGACAGAGTGTGGGGGTGACTCTGCCCTAGGGTTTTGGCTAGTGGTGGTGTTGAGGGAGGAGTCTAATATCGGTGTTTGAATGGCTGAGGATGCAATAAGGGTGTCACTTGGAACACTTGAGGTTTCGTGATTGTCAGTCATGGAGAGAAGTGATGAGTTGAGGAGAATAGATGGGTAGTTtgaaagagagaaagaagaaggaaaattTTAATGTTTGATGTGAGGAGTTGTGACAGTGATGGATGTATTTAAGATTGATGAGGGACCGGTTAGGAAAAGGCGGCAGTTTTGGGAGTCAGTCGATTTCTAATGGGTGAGACGTTTGGGTTCAAAAGACGCAAAGAAAAGAAACTGACACACTGATAATATGGCACTTATTTTAACCATTCAAAATTGTGCATGAGAGAACAGAGAAACTGCTAACCTGCGTCAGGAGAACCAGATTCCCTGACTAATTTTGCATCTGTAAGCTTTGTCCTTTTTACCAGCGCGTACTACATCAACTACCTACTTATTATGTAATcatcatgcgtgtctacctgtaacggtataaAGATGAGTTATACTTTGcccagaaaataatatttagcTAATTTTACCTAAacatttctttcatagccaatcatcaaGGGACCAGGTTCTTAGTTGGGTTTTATCAATCCCAGTACCAGACGATTTCTTTCAAAATGTTTTCTACTCAAGGCCTTGGTAAATATGTCTACAATATGATCTTCTGTGCTGTATAATTTTATGCAAATGAGccctttttcaacattgtctctgaaAAAGTGGTGACGCATATCAATGTGCTTTGTTTTTTTATGTTGGACTAGATTCTTGGCCATGTTGGGCTCACATGTATTGTCATACAGCAAGGCCACACAATCAGAGAACACTCCAAAGTCTTCCAGCTGCTGCTTAATCCATATTAGTTGAGCATATCAAGAAGCAGTTGCTATATATTCTGCTTATGCAGTTGAGAGTGCCActgagttttgcttccttgtaccCCATGAGACTAGGCAAGAACCCAGGAAATGTGCCATTCCAGACGTGCTTTTCCTGTCGACCAGATATCCTGCATAATCAACGTCAGCATACCCAATAAGATCAAATTTGTCACCTGAGGGATTGTAGAGAACCAAGTcctgcgttcctttgagatatctTAATATTCTCTTGGAGGacttcagatgagattcctttgaaTTGGATTGAAACCTTGTACAAAGGCCCACGCTGAACACAATGTCTGGTCTGCTTGCAGTAAGATACAAGAGTGTCCCTATGATCCCTATATACATGGTCTGATTTACATGAGAACTaggttcatccatgtctagaCGAGTAGTTGTTGCAATAAGAGTGgtaataacttttgatgtttcCATATCAAACCTTTTTTGCAACTCCTTGATGTACTTATGCTGAATTGTCATTGTTCCCTTTTGAGATTGCTTCACTTGAAGTTCCAGGAAGAAATTTaattctcccatcatactcatctcaAACTCACTCCCCATGAGTTTTACGAACTCTTCACAAAGAGAGTAGTTGTAGCTCCAAAaatgatatcatcaacatatacctgaACAAGTTCCTCTCTCGTTTCTTCATAAAAAGAGTGTTGCAATTTTCCCTCTTATAATTTCTAGAAGAAACTTTGATAACCATTCATACTAATCCCGGGGAACCTGCTTTAGCCCATGCAATGCCTTGTCCAACTTGAGTACATGCTGAGGATGCTCATGACACTCAAATCCAGGAGGCTGCTTGATGTAAACTTCTTCTTTCAGGTAGCCTGTGATATCCATTTGGAATAATGTGATATCCATTTGGAATAATGTGaactccatatgagatgcaaatgTAATAAGAATTCTAATAgcttccattcgagcaactggagcaaaTATTTCATCATAATTAATCCCTTCTTCCTGATTGTAGCCTTGGACTACAAGCCTTGCCTTGTTTCTTGTtgtatttccaaactcatcaagcttGTTACTGAATACCCACCTGGTCCCTATGACAGTTCGATCTGCAGGTCGAGGAACCAGGTGCCATACCTTGTTTCTTTCAAACTGATGCAACTCCTCTTGCATGACTGTGATCCAGTCTGCATATTTCAATGCTTATTTGCTATTTTTGGGCTCTATTTGGGAAAGAAAGACTGAAAAGGCATTCTTGCTTTTGTTATGGTTTAAACTCCTGACTCAAAAAGGGTGACTATGTTGTCAAGAGGATATGAGATTTTGTGCTTCCAATTTGGTACATGAATCTCATTGGCAGAGGATCCAGGTATGTCTGATTGAGGTTCTTGGGCATTTCTTACTTCAGCAAGTGGAGTACCTTGGATTGTATCAACAACACTATTTTTAGCTTCGGTTGGTGTGATCAGGGGACCAGATTCCTCTCCAATAAATGGAGGTGTAATCACATCATCTTCACTGGATTCCTTTACATGACTCATCATGTCTGCTTTTCCATTTGTCATGTCAATAGCTTCTCCTGGAACAGATAAATGTTATCCATCTTGATTAGCATGTCTGTCCTTCTCACATGAGAGGTGGGATTCATCAAATATCACATGTATACTTTTCTCAACACattgagtccttttgttgtaTACTTTGTAAGCTTTGCTTTGAGATGAGTATcccagaaagattccttcatcacttttggcatcgaattttccaagagtttcctttccattgttgaggACAAAACATTTACACCCAAAAGTCCTTAGATGTGTCAGCTTGGGCTTCCTTCCATTCAgcagttcatatggagtcttgtTCAGAAaggacctgatcatgcacatgTTCACCAAGTAGCAAGCAGTGTTGACAGCTTCTGCCCAAAAAAATTTTGCAATCCCACTGTCAATCAACATTgtccttgccatgtcttcaagagttctattctttctttccacaacaccattttgttgaggtgttcttggagctgagAAATTGTGAGTGATACCATTTTCAGTACAGAACTCATCAAATTTGGCATTGTCAAACTCTGTCCCATGATCAGACCTGATGCAAGCTACATTATTACCCATCTTCACTTGAATCTTTTTGACGAAGGAAACAAACACTTCaaaggtttcatccttggttctgagaaaTAGAGTCCAGGTGAATCTAGAGTAATCGTAAACTATAACAAAGATATATTTCTTTCCTCCCCTGCTTGCCACCCTCATGGGTACACATAAATCCATGTGAAGAAGATGAAGTGGCCTTGAGGTGCTGACTTCTTTTTTGGGCTTCAATGAGGATCTGATTTGCTTgccttttacacatgcatcacacactttgTGATCCTTGGAACTTGACTTTGTAAGGCCACGAACCAGGTTCTTCCTGACCAATTTGTTCAGCGACGTGAAGCTTGCATGATTCAACCTCCTATGCCATAATTTTGcatcattatcaacaacactCAGACAACTGAGATCACCATTCTACAGAGACTCAAAATTAGcaacatagatatttttgtatcttttttcTACTAGCACCACCTCACCAGTCATTAGGTTTGTGATTGTACAtatttttgacacaaattccactTTGTTTCCCATGTCACAAATTTGGGAAACACTTGGCAAGCCGTACTTCAACCCGTTCACGTAGTAGACATTTTCGATTGAGTGTGAGAGAGTCTTCCCAATCCTTCCAAGTCCTAGAATGTATCctttctttcaatttccaaaggatacactccctccttATATGGACTtaagtgaaaggaaatcatttgTACTTCCAGTCATATGCCTTGAGCATCCACTATCCATGTAACATTGTAGGGTGCATCCTTTCACTGTTCCCTGCACAAGAAAATCAAGAGtgagacttaggaacccaaacgagTTTGGGTCCCTTATAATGAGGAAAGGGGTGAATGAGGGATCTTTTGATCCAAGAAGGCATTATGCGTTTTTTATGTGAGGGGCCAGGTTCTCTACCAGTAGTTACTTTTTCAGcaaaaactttgtttttctgTTGTGACTGAAATTTGGCCATAAAGTTTTTTTTAAAGTGCCCAATGTTACCGCAGTAAcgtacttgctatgagggttgtaGGAAATCTTTTCCCTTTGGAATCCAATCTCATGCATGTTTCCCCCATTATTAGTGTGCATGGCAGTGAtagcatcagaggaccaggtccacctgagtgatttttcaagatcactCTTCACTATACCTAGTTCTTCCTGAAAATGtttgtttttctcaagctcaACACACAGACTAAACTTCACTGAATTTAACTCactttcaagcttaatgtgtgcctcacttgcaacttctTTTCCCTTTTGAGAATTTTTAGGCCTACTCTCCACTTTAAGTTCCCCAATTGTTTCTTTCAAGTCCACTACCACCACTAATAGGCCATCTCTCTCATGCTCAATGTTAGCAACTCTCTCAGCTAagacttctttttccttttttgcaCAGTCAAATGTCTCTTTCAGGTCTGCCACAACGACCATTAGATCATCTCTTTCATGTTCTATATGTGCAGTTTTTTCATTTAAGGCATCCTTCTTTTTCTTTAGGTTCtcaattattttctttaaatCTACAACAACGATTACTAAAGCATCTCTGGTTTGTTCTGCTTATCCTAACTCCACAATTAAAGcatcttaatatttataagactgtgataagcatcaattaacaCATTTGCCAAAGATATGAGTTTTTTAGGAGAATAAGAATTCAGATTTCTCTGAACATCCGAAAAATTTACCGCATCATCGTGGCCATCTTCATCGTCATCGGACTGAGCCATCAAGGCAAAAATTAAGTCATACTCAGTTGCTTCACTTTCCACTGCTATCATTGAACTATCACcatgatcattttcttcttcagattTGCTGAAGGAGTCTCCCCATGTAGTAAGAGCTTGCTTTCAACGACATTCTTTCTTTTGAAGTGTTTATCAAGAATCGGGTTCCTCTTTGCTGCTTTGTCAAGGTTGTTTTTGTACTGATCTTTCTTTAGGAGAGGGCAATCCTTGATGAAGTGTCCTGGCTTGCCACATTTATGACAGAGGTCATAATATTTTGGCTTGCTAGAACTTcccctttttggaatgcctcaATTCCTGCGAACCATCTTCTAGAATCTTcttgtcaagtaagccatatcactatcctcaccacttgaatcaTTGCTATAtgtcttgaggaccaggttcttctcccttttgggttctcttctttcattgtccttcttcttcttcttcttcttcttcttcttcttcttcatttcatatgtTTTCATATTGCCGATGAGTTCATCTATGGTCAGTGTCTGCAAGTCATTCGCCTATGTAATGGCGTTCACTTTGCTTTCCCAAGAACTGGGCAGTACACTAAGGATTTTCCTGACATGCTTATTTCTTGGAATGGTTTCACCAAGAGAGTGAAGCGCATTAATGATGGAGGTGAAGCGAGTATGTATATCTTGGATGAATTCATCATCTTTCATCTTGAAGAGCTCGTATTTAGTTGTGATCATGTCGATCTTGGATTTCTTAACCTGTGTTGTTCCTTCGTGAGCTGTCTGGAGAGCCTCCCAGATTTCTTTTGCTGATTGGCATGCCGATATCCTATTATATTCATCAGTACCAATGCCACAagcaagaattttctttgcacaAAAGTTCTTTTCTATGACCTTTCGATCAACGTCATTGAATTCCTTCCTCGTCGTGGGAATGGCTACAGCTGGATCACCAAGATTCTTGGTGGGAACAAAGGGTCTGTCACATATAACATCCCATATCTCTAAATCTTCAGCCACGATGAAGTCATGCATCCTAGTTTTCCACCATCCATAGTACGGGCCATTAAACGTGGTGGCTTGTAGGTAGactgaccttcttcaaagtttggtagAGTAGCTATGAGGTTCCTTTttaggtgttagcctgatagatAGAACCTGCTCTGCTACCAATTGATAGAATtcgagggtccaccaaactatattgagaaccaggttctctattagttttCACAGATTATACGAACACATCATAAAGTAAATAACACTGAGAGTTTTTACGTAGAAAATTACCAAatcaacgggattaaaaaccacgacctacccttgtaggatttcaacttcactactgagcaactttcCGATTACGCCCTATGCAACCTAGGAactaacctcttaatccctcactaacttgtaacatactattacaagccactttataataactctattacaaagactttacaactcgactaactctagccaagacacaaacacaagggtttatgatttacaaagggttTCCTACAAAATTcttctaaacaagctaagtaggaGTTATAATTgaagaactattacaaagttacaactcaactaaggacttACAATAACT
It includes:
- the LOC138893552 gene encoding secreted RxLR effector protein 161-like, encoding MGSEFEMSMMGELNFFLELQVKQSQKGTMTIQHKYIKELQKRFDMETSKVITTLIATTTRLDMDEPSSHVNQTMYIGIIGTLLYLTASRPDIVFSVGLCTRFQSNSKESHLKSSKRILRYLKGTQDLVLYNPSGDKFDLIGYADVDYAGYLVDRKSTSGMAHFLGSCLVSWGTRKQNSVALSTA